A DNA window from Polyangiaceae bacterium contains the following coding sequences:
- a CDS encoding ABC transporter permease subunit — MLRRVLVISENTYREAVRARVLHGLFGLALATAGYALVVGQFALKDSLRVVSDLGSASISFYAVIVAIVIGATSLYRELELKTLFPILARPLSRTEYLVGKYLGTVLTLAVFVAANAGALLIALAMLVGANAALALGAGLGASLLFAGLAYKLPRWRTLMPVPWAATLLVLGYVLAVGAGDDRRVVLGTAALAVCEVAVVAAIATLFSSFSSPFLTGVLTLGIFVVGRSADTLARLPERVFGTTLHDLGAALSKVVPNLMLYAPPRPLLTGEDPSHSLGGYIGLAAVQAVAWAALLLALASWVFRRRDFA, encoded by the coding sequence ATGCTGCGCCGCGTGCTCGTGATCAGCGAGAACACCTATCGCGAAGCCGTTCGCGCGCGCGTCTTGCACGGGCTATTTGGATTGGCGCTGGCCACCGCGGGCTATGCCTTGGTGGTCGGGCAGTTCGCCCTCAAAGATAGCCTGCGAGTCGTGAGCGACTTGGGGTCCGCGTCGATCTCGTTCTACGCGGTGATCGTCGCCATCGTGATCGGTGCGACCTCGCTCTATCGCGAGCTCGAGCTCAAGACCCTGTTTCCGATCCTGGCTCGTCCGCTGTCGCGCACGGAGTACCTGGTCGGCAAGTACCTGGGAACAGTGCTGACCCTAGCTGTGTTCGTCGCTGCAAACGCCGGAGCGTTGTTGATCGCGCTAGCCATGCTCGTCGGCGCCAACGCCGCGCTCGCCCTCGGGGCCGGCTTGGGGGCGAGCCTGCTGTTCGCGGGCTTGGCCTACAAGCTGCCGCGCTGGCGGACCCTGATGCCAGTACCGTGGGCGGCCACACTTCTCGTACTGGGGTACGTGCTGGCGGTGGGCGCGGGAGACGACCGGCGTGTCGTGCTCGGCACTGCGGCCCTGGCCGTTTGTGAAGTCGCCGTCGTGGCGGCCATTGCCACGCTGTTTTCCAGCTTTTCTTCTCCGTTTCTGACGGGAGTGCTGACCTTGGGCATCTTCGTCGTGGGGCGCTCTGCCGACACCTTGGCGCGCTTGCCCGAGCGAGTGTTCGGCACCACCCTGCACGACCTGGGCGCCGCGCTGAGCAAGGTGGTGCCGAATCTCATGTTGTACGCGCCGCCTCGGCCGCTGCTGACGGGGGAAGATCCCAGCCACAGCCTGGGCGGCTACATAGGCTTGGCGGCGGTCCAGGCGGTGGCGTGGGCGGCCCTGCTGCTGGCGCTCGCGAGCTGGGTGTTTCGCAGGCGGGACTTCGCATGA
- a CDS encoding SRPBCC family protein yields MMWRVVWRRSGQAMILAAAAFARPVQAQVAAENPTIAVADGAEQTAPPAAPRIAPARAGFIRSRLAPRAGLRSDELRELEAGAVVSRPMQWQPNDESRFVGGVSYVVVDAPPEVVLRQLSDYAALKHVLPRTRRSAVIARKKGQAVVELEQGNSLVSATYSVVIARQGSQVRFWLDASRPHDIKDTWGYFRAEPIDGRRSLVTVAALVDLGPGLARMLFESRVQNLVLATPARIREHVELPKFANK; encoded by the coding sequence ATGATGTGGCGGGTGGTGTGGCGGCGTAGCGGACAGGCGATGATCCTCGCGGCCGCCGCCTTCGCTCGGCCCGTCCAGGCGCAAGTAGCCGCGGAGAACCCAACGATCGCCGTCGCAGACGGAGCGGAGCAAACTGCGCCTCCTGCTGCTCCGCGCATTGCTCCGGCTCGGGCCGGGTTCATCCGCTCGCGTCTGGCACCTCGCGCGGGCTTACGTTCTGATGAGCTGCGCGAGCTGGAAGCTGGCGCGGTCGTGTCCCGCCCGATGCAGTGGCAACCCAACGACGAGTCGCGGTTCGTCGGGGGCGTCAGCTACGTGGTCGTCGACGCGCCTCCGGAAGTCGTCTTGCGCCAGCTCTCGGACTATGCGGCCCTCAAGCACGTGCTGCCACGCACTCGGCGCTCCGCCGTGATCGCGCGCAAAAAGGGTCAAGCCGTGGTCGAACTGGAGCAGGGCAACTCCTTGGTCAGCGCGACCTATTCCGTGGTGATCGCTCGCCAGGGCAGCCAGGTGCGGTTTTGGCTGGACGCCTCTCGACCCCACGACATCAAGGACACCTGGGGGTATTTCAGGGCCGAACCCATCGACGGCCGTCGTAGCCTCGTTACCGTCGCGGCCCTCGTCGATCTCGGCCCTGGCCTGGCTCGAATGCTGTTCGAGAGTCGAGTGCAGAACCTGGTCCTCGCCACCCCGGCACGCATTCGAGAGCATGTAGAGCTTCCAAAGTTCGCCAATAAGTAG
- a CDS encoding response regulator, with amino-acid sequence MRILVVEDQDSIRRMIEALVQARGYAVTAVANGAKAIDVATTDPPDLVLLDLMLPGQYDGFEVCQRLRSDPTTRTLPVVIISALDDPESRARAAEAGANAYYTKPFSPIALLKEIERHKKG; translated from the coding sequence ATGCGAATATTGGTCGTCGAGGACCAAGACTCGATCCGCCGCATGATCGAAGCCCTGGTGCAGGCGCGCGGCTACGCGGTCACGGCCGTGGCCAATGGTGCCAAGGCCATCGATGTCGCCACCACCGACCCACCAGACCTGGTGCTGCTCGATCTGATGCTCCCCGGCCAATATGACGGATTCGAGGTGTGCCAGCGCCTGCGCTCGGACCCCACGACCCGCACCCTGCCGGTGGTGATCATCAGCGCCTTGGACGATCCCGAATCCCGCGCGCGTGCGGCCGAAGCGGGCGCGAACGCCTACTACACCAAGCCGTTCTCGCCGATCGCGCTGCTCAAGGAAATCGAGCGGCACAAGAAGGGATGA
- a CDS encoding DUF533 domain-containing protein — MHDQNLAILKSLVSVAWADGHVAEEEKEVIEALLDAFEATPSEVAEVRKYAEQPRTIEDVPLTDLSYDDRRVLLQHAVLLTYIDGEQHEKEKELLDELCERLRIPAQEARSLMDAAGERAKSFLNLL, encoded by the coding sequence ATGCACGACCAGAATCTGGCGATTCTCAAGAGCTTGGTGAGCGTGGCGTGGGCCGACGGCCACGTGGCTGAGGAAGAGAAGGAGGTCATCGAGGCACTGCTCGATGCTTTCGAGGCAACGCCAAGTGAGGTTGCGGAGGTGCGCAAGTACGCCGAGCAACCGAGAACGATCGAAGATGTTCCGCTCACGGACCTCAGCTATGACGATCGTCGCGTGCTGCTGCAGCACGCCGTGCTGCTGACCTACATCGACGGCGAACAGCACGAGAAAGAGAAAGAGCTGTTGGACGAGCTTTGCGAGCGCTTGCGCATCCCCGCTCAGGAAGCCAGGTCGCTGATGGACGCGGCCGGCGAACGAGCCAAGTCCTTCCTGAACCTGCTCTGA
- the hisF gene encoding imidazole glycerol phosphate synthase subunit HisF — translation MASGKAEGSRFMLAKRIIPCLDVRDGRVVKGVGFVALRDAGDPVEQAARYDQEGADEITFLDITASHEQRGALLAAVERTASVVFTPLTVGGGIRELQDVRDLLNAGADKISVNTSAVERPALLEEIAAAYGSQVLVVAIDAKRRSDGGFEVYTHGGRKARGLDAVEWATRCTELGAGEILLTSMDRDGTKAGYDIELLRAVVDHVPVPVIASGGVGTLEHLFEGLTRGGADAALAASIFHDGIYSIHEAKRFLSAHGVLVRGGEA, via the coding sequence GTGGCTTCCGGTAAGGCCGAAGGCAGCCGTTTCATGCTCGCCAAACGCATCATTCCCTGCCTCGACGTGCGCGATGGGCGCGTCGTGAAGGGCGTGGGCTTCGTCGCCCTGCGCGACGCCGGTGACCCGGTGGAGCAGGCGGCCCGCTACGACCAGGAAGGCGCAGACGAGATCACGTTCCTGGACATTACCGCGTCTCACGAGCAACGAGGAGCGCTCCTTGCTGCAGTGGAGCGCACCGCGAGCGTGGTGTTCACGCCCCTGACCGTGGGTGGTGGCATTCGCGAACTGCAGGACGTGCGCGATCTGCTCAATGCCGGGGCCGACAAGATCAGCGTGAACACTTCTGCAGTCGAACGTCCGGCGTTGTTGGAAGAGATCGCGGCTGCCTATGGCTCGCAGGTTCTCGTCGTTGCCATTGACGCCAAGCGGCGCTCGGACGGCGGATTCGAGGTCTACACCCATGGTGGACGCAAGGCCCGTGGGCTGGACGCCGTCGAGTGGGCAACGCGCTGTACCGAGCTGGGAGCCGGCGAGATCTTGCTGACCAGCATGGACCGTGACGGCACGAAGGCTGGCTACGACATCGAGTTGCTGCGGGCCGTCGTCGATCACGTTCCGGTTCCGGTGATCGCTTCCGGCGGCGTCGGGACCTTGGAGCACTTGTTCGAAGGATTGACTCGAGGCGGTGCGGACGCGGCCCTGGCGGCATCGATTTTTCACGACGGCATCTACTCGATTCACGAGGCAAAGCGGTTCCTGAGCGCCCACGGCGTGTTGGTTCGCGGAGGAGAGGCATGA